The Psychrobacillus sp. FSL K6-2836 nucleotide sequence GGAACACCTGCCTATACATCTGTTGATGGGCTTCCTTGGTGGAATCCGGATACAGTCATTGAAGATGGCGATGTGGACGGAGCGCGTAAAGTATTGGAAGAGGCGGGTTGGAAAGATACGGATGGTGATGGAATACTTGATAAAGGCTCTTTGAAAGCTGAATTCAGTCTTTACTACTTAGCGAATGACATGATTAGACAATCTCTTGCCATTACTGTTGCAGATATGATGAAACCACTTGGCATTAATATAAAAGTAGAGGGTGGAAGTTGGGACATTATTGGAAAGAAAATGTATTCCGAGGCCGTACTCATGGGCTGGGGAAGTCACGATCCACTTGAACTTTACAGCATTTATAGCAGCAATAATGCTGGGGTTGAGTACTATAATACGGGCCACTATAAAAATGAAACAGTAGATGAATATTTTAAGAAGGCCCTTCATGCGAAAAGTGAAGCGGAAGCAATCGAGTTTTGGAAAAAAGCACAGTGGGATGGCACGACTGGTTTAAGTGGAAAAGGGGACGCTGCATGGGCATGGTTGGTTAACATCGATCATTTGTACCTGGTGAAAGAAGGCCTTGATATTGGAGAGCAAAGAATCCATGTACATGGACATGGATGGCCTGCTACAGACAATATCGCTGATTGGAAATGGAGTAAATAATGTGCGTAAAAATATCGTTGTAAAGATAGGGACCTTTCTATTGATGAAAGGTTTAAGAATGCTTACATTATTGTTTGCGATTTGCTTAATATCATTTTTATTAATAAAGAACTCCCCGATTGATCCGATTCAGGCCTACGTTGGCGCTGATATGTTAAAGGTAGGACCTGAACAGCGAGAGAAGATTGCTGAGTATTGGGGACTGGATCAACCTGTAATGGTGCAGTTTTTTAGTTGGCTTTCTGCTTTATTTGCTGGTGATTTGGGAACTTCAATGATTTTCCGACGTCCGGTGTCTGAAATCATCGGTGAACGCTTTTTAAACTCTCTTGTCTTGATGCTGACCGCATGGGTATTGTCGGGAGTTATCGGTTTTGTCATGGGCGTAGTGTCGGCCATGAAAAAGGACACTTGGGTCGATCGAATCATAAAATGGTACTGTTATACCTTGGCATCGACACCCACCTTTTGGATGGGCCTTCTGATGCTGATTGTTTTTGCAGTGTGGCTTGGATGGTTCCCAATTGGGTTAGGTGTTCCGGCGGGAGTTCTCTCGGAAGATGTCACACTAGCAGACCGAATACGGCATCTTGTACTTCCGGCGATGACACTTAGCATTCTTGGTGTTGCGAATGTGGCATTACATACGCGCCAGAAGCTAATCGATGTTCTTGCGAGTGATTATGTGTTGTTTGCAAGGGCGCGGGGTGAACGTGGCTTTATTTTGTTTTGGAGACATGGATTACGTAATGTTGCTCTGCCTGCAATCACCTTACAATTTGCTGCATTTAGTGAATTGTTTGGTGGTGCTGTTCTTGCTGAGCAAGTGTTTTCTTATCCGGGTCTTGGACAAGCGACAGTAGAAGCGGGTCTAAGGGGAGACGTTCCTCTTTTATTAGGATTAGTCATATTTAGTACGATATTTGTTTTTGTAGGAAATTTAATTGCTGATACGATTTACTACGTAGTAGATCCGAGAACAAGGGAGAGTCGGATGATATGATTCGAAGTCTCAAATTGAAAAAAACAGAAGGTAAGATAAAACTATTTTCCCTAAATAGAAGGCAGAAGACGCTCGTTACAATCCTAATCGCGACTATTTTTTTGGTAAGTGTTGTAGTGATCGGTGCCGTACTTGATAGAGAAAGAATTGCAACAAATCTTATCGCTCGAAATTTGTCCCCATCCATGGAACATCTTTTTGGTACGGATTGGTTAGGTAGGGACATGTTTACCCGGACGATTATGGGGCTTTCATTAAGTATTGGAGTTGGATTGATTGGAGCAATTGGCAGTACGTCAATTGCACTTATCCTTGGTATGGCTGCAGCAACAATGGGGAAAATGGCAGATCGTCTAATATCATGGCTTATCGACCTTTTTCTAAGTGTGCCCCATCTTGTAACGCTGATTTTGATTGCTTTTACGTTGGGGGGAGGATTTAAAGGTATTGTTATAGGGCTTATGCTAACCCATTGGCCAAGCCTTGCTCGAGTTATCAGAGCAGAGGTCATGCAAATTCGTTCCGCCGAATATGTTCAGATTTCTCGACAGATGGGAAAATCTCGTTGGTGGATAGCTGCACATCATATACTTCCACATTTGATCCCACAAATTATGATTGGTTTTATGTTGCTGTTCCCCCACGTGATTTTACACGAAGCTGCAGTTACATTTTTAGGTTTAGGGATGTCGCCTCACGAGCCAGCCATTGGTATTATTCTGTCGGAATCCATGAAATATTTGTCAGCTGGTATGTGGTGGCTTGCCTTTTTCCCTGGGCTTTGTTTACTAATTATTGTACGGATATTTGATGTGATTGGAGAAAGTATTAGAATGATTATGGATCCCACTAAAGCTCATGATAAGTAATATATAAAGTGTATTTTATTTTCGGAAAAAGCGAACAGAGTTTGGGTCCACTTTTTTTTAACAAGAGGAGAAGTTTCTTCAAGGTGATAACGAGACATAAGTCACCTTATTATTTTGTGAGGAGGTAAATGATGCCTATCCTTGAAGTAGAAAATTTATCGATATCTTTTAAACAATATATAAGTGGTTTGAAACAGAAAAGTTTTAATGTAATATCAAGTTTAAATGTCACGCTTGAACCAGGTGAAATTCTGGCAGTCGTAGGAGCCAGTGGTTCAGGGAAGAGTTTACTAGCCCATGCCATTCTCGGAATACTTCCAGACAATGCAGCCATAAGTGGAACTATTAAATATGAAGGAGAGGTACTTACTGCCGTACGGCAAGCTTTACTACGCGGTAAGGATATTGCACTTATTCCACAATCAGTAAACTATCTCGATCCACTTATGCGTGTAGGGAATCAAGTTCGTACTTCTGTAAAAAATGGAGATGCTATTGCAGCACAACGAAATGTTTTTGAGCGACTTCATCTAAAATTAGCTGTTGAGAATATGTACCCATTTCAGCTTTCTGGAGGTATGGCACGAAGAACGCTTCTATCCACTGCAATTGTAAGTGGAGCTAAAGTCATAATTGCGGATGAGCCTACACCAGGACTCGATCCAGTTGTTATCAAAGAAGCTTTAAATAATTTCAAGGAATTCGCAGACAATGGATGTGCGGTTATGCTCATCACACATGATATTGAATCCGCTTTAACAATTGCTGATAAAATTGCTGTGTTTTATGCAGGTACGACTGTAGAAGTAGCCCCAGTTGAGAATTTCACTGGTGATGGTGAAGCTTTGCGACATCCTTATAGTAAGGCTTTATGGAGAGCGCTGCCACAAAATGAATTTACACCAATTCCGGGTGCCCAACCCCATCCTAGTGCTTTACCATCTGGTTGCTTGTTTGCCCCACGGTGTCCGATGGCAACCTCTGAATGCGAACAAGCACTGCCGGAAATGCGCAACCTTCGGAATGGGAAGGTGAGGTGTATTCATGCAACTTGATGCAAAAAACATCGGATTTCGTTATGGGAATGGGCCATGGTTGTTTCGGGGAGTCGATTTAACTATAGAACCAGGGGAAATCGTTGGACTCACGGCCCCGAGTGGACGTGGTAAAACAACTTTTTGTCGTATTTTAGCGGGATTCGAGAAACCTATTGAGGGTAACATTACCGTAAATGGGCTACCGGTGTCCAAGAAAGAATTTCATCCTGTACAATTAGTCTTTCAACATCCGGAAAAAGCGGTAAATCCACGATGGAAAATGGAGAAGATTCTTAATGAAGGGTGGAAACCTGATCAAGAACTGCTAGATTTATTAGGAATTGAGCAGGAGTGGCTGACACGTTGGCCTAACGAATTGTCTGGAGGAGAGTTACAACGATTTTGTGTAGCTAGGGCATTGGGACCCAATACTCGCTTTTTAATTGCGGATGAAATGACAACAATGCTCGACGCAATTACACAAGCTCAAATTTGGCATGCAGTTCTTGAAATCGCCAAAAAGCGAGGGATGGGTATAATCATTGTCAGCCATGAGGCGAAGCTGATTCAAAGACTTTGTCATCGAGAGATTGAGTTGGAAAATTTTAATGCATAAGGTATAGAATTCAGATTTAAACACAGCAAAAAAGTATTCCTGTATGGCTTGAGTTATAATTTTAAAGTGCTACCCTGTGTCAGAAACATTCACGTTAATTCAAACAAACGTGAATGTTATGATTTTCATGCTTGTTTCTGACACAGGGTCCAAACACTAATGTATTGGATAACACCGGGACATTAAAAAATCCAACTTGAATTATAGGGCAGCGATACGTTCACGATCGTTTGCTGTTAGTTCAAAGTCAAAAGTATCTAAACTTTGTGCTTGGCGATCTTTATTATGAGACTTAGGAATGACGATAACGTCCCTTTCAATTTGATAACGTAATATAACTTGTGCATACGTCTTTCCATACTGATTTCCAATTTTTTCTAGAACCTGCTTAGCATTTTCATCGATACCTTTTAATGGGGACCAAGCAACTGTTGCTATGTCGTGGATTTTATTGTACGCAATTAATTCTTCATTCCATTGTCCAACGTGTGATTCTATCTGGTTAACAGCAGGTTTTATTTTTCCTTTTTCAAGAATTAAATCCAAATGCCCTTTTTTAAAGTTCGAAACACCAATAGATTTAAACACACCACGAGTGTAGTATTCTTCTAAAATGTTCCATGCTTCTAAAATTTCCTCGTTGTTATCCCAAGGAGAATGAATTAAGAATAAATCAATATAGTCAGTTTGTAATTTCTCTAAACTTTTTTTAATTTCCGCATGAGCCCAGTCTGTACCGCCAAAACCTTTAAAGGTATTAAGCTTGCTTGTGATAAAGTAATTTTCACGTGGTTGAGAAGATTTTTTTAACCCTTCTCCTAGCACTTCTTCATTGAAATAAACTTGCGCAGAGTCAAAATGACGGTAGCCATTTTCAATTGCCCAGTCAATCTCCTGTGTGTCACCCCTTAAAGCACCCGAGTACTGATTTTCCTCTTTACCGTATGTATTTGTACCAGTACCAACAATTGGAATCTCAACGCCATTGTTTAATTTAATTTTTTTCATCCTAATTCCTCCTATGCTGTTTTTCTTACCCTACCTTACCCTCACTAAAAAATAGAATCAAACAATATGATTTGTTCATATGTACTATGTGGCAGTGGCTCTAAAAATATAATATGCAAAGAGAATACCAGATTCAAGAACAACTCTAAATTGTTCACGAACCTGGTATTTTATTATGCTCTAAAACATATTTTCAATTGATGTAGCTGTATTTAATGCTATTAACGAGTTCTATCTTTAATGGTGCTCATCATTATTTCCCATAATCCAACTATACTGGAGCCAGCAATTGCTTCTTATCTCTCTGATATTTTCGTCATTTCAGCAGAACGTTATGCCATATGGTTTATTTATAAAACAACCCTGTGCCAGAAACATTTATTCTAATTCAAACAAACGTGACTGTTTTAATTTTCACATCTGTTTCTAATGCAGGATAAATTTTCTGATTATTTTACTGTATAATTTTTCCTTTTGGTGTATATTTAGAATAATTAAAATAAAAAAGTACGCAGGAATCGCTGCGATAGTTGAAAGGAATGTACAATGAGAAGGATTATTTTATCGACAGAGAGTGGAGCCGATCTACCGAAAGACCTGGTTGAAAAACATCGAATTCAAGTAGTACCGATGCACGTCATCATGGATGGGAAGGATTATTTAGATGGTGAGCTATCTGTAGAGGAAGTTTTTAATTATCATAGTCGTACCAAAAAAATACCATCTACAACAGCAACGAATGTACATGAGTATCATGATTTGTTTACGAAAATCCGATTAAATTTTCCTGATAGCATCATTATTCACATTGGATATACGTCAAAAGCATCTGCTTCCTTTCAAAGTGCATTAATTGCAGCGGAAGATTTTGAAGACCTTTTCCTATTTGATACGCTAAATGTAACAGGTGGATTAGCTGCAATCGTGATGTATGCGGCAACTATGCTTGAGGAAGAACCTTCCATTAGCCATGTTCGCTTAATAGAAGAGCTAGAATCTATAGTTCCTAAAACAAGATTGGCTTTCCTTCCCGGCAGTTTAGATTTTCTAAGAGCGGGTGGACGGGTAAGTAACGTTGCTTATATTGGAGGGTTATTATTAAAAATAAAGCCCTGTATCGAGTTAATAGAGGGAAAGCTTGTTTCAACTAGAAAATACCGTGGGAGTATGAGCATAGTTGCGGAAAAACTCATGCGAGATTACTTAAACCAATACGATATAGATAGAAAACAGCTGTATTTGATCTACTCTATCGGACTTGATGAGAGTATTAAGAGACGGATGGATGAAATCGCAAAGGAAATAGGTTTCGAAAATGTTACATGGATGCAAGCGGGTGCTATGATTTCAACCCATGCTGGGCCAGGTGGTTTTGGGATTGCAGGAGTAGAATGTTAGCAACCAAAGTTAAAGAAGGCGTTCCAAGTGAAGGATCGACTTTTTTAGTTCCAATTATGGATGGTTCTAAGTGTTTTAGTTTAGTAATGTTTACAGCATCTGAGCCGCTTGATATAGTAAATGTTAATATCGAAAAATAAAGAATAGGGAAGAGGGGGTTGAAAATGGATGTAAAATACCCAATTGGAAAATTACAAGTTCCTGAAAAAGTAAAGTTAGCAAATATTCAAGAATGGTTAAAGGAAATCGAAACTTACACGGTTCGACTAAGGAAAACTGTCGACTTATTAAGTGACGAGGAATTAAGCAAAACTTACCGTGAAGGTGCCTGGACAGTTCGTCAACTTGTTCATCATATTACAGACTCTCAGTTGAACATGTATCAACGTTTGAAGCTTGCTTTAACAGCTGACAATCCAACAGTCCCAGCTTTTGATGAAGAAAAGTGGGCTATTCAACCAGATACAGGGCTTCCAGTAGAAAGTTCTATTAAAATGTTAGAAGGCATCAATGAGCGTATCGTATCTTTAGGACAAAGTTTAACTGAAGAGCAATTAGAACGAGCATTTACTCACCAAACAAATGGCAAAATAACAGTGGCAACAAAAGTTGCAAAATTATCTTGGCATGAAGAGCATCACTTAGCCCATATTAAAATCGCATTATCAAAATGATATACTATGTAGGTTTTCTATAACTAAATAATTTGAAATATATAAAGCAGACGGTTTAGAAGTGAGGTAATGCACCTCAAATTGACCGTCTGCTTTACTTCTGAATTTCCAAATAGACAACATGTTAGAAGAAAAATTAAAAAAGCGTAATTTACCGCGTCCATTTTTTGTACTTGCACAAGAAAGTTGATACGACGGGGAGAACAGTAGAGTGATAAAAACAGTGAGTAAAGTTTCAAAATCGCTGTTTTTATTTATTCTAATATCAATTAAAAATATAACTGATGACATCTATTGCTTGATCAACGGTTTCTACAGTAACATTTGCCTTATTTGAAAGCTCTTTTAATGGGTGAATTAATGATTCAGGTCTAATAATAATCGTCGGTTTGTTCATAGCAATTGCCGTGCTGGCGTCCATTGCTGTATTCCATTGTTTATATTTTTCTCCGAATAAGGCAATGACGATATCCGCTTTCTTCATTAAGACTTGTGTTCGGAAATTATTAATATCTGATGCAGCATCATCTTTATAAAGAGCAGATGGCTGTTTTCCTTGAATTTCTTCGCCGATATTGTCTGAACGATCATGATTTGTTTGAGGGGATACAAATACGAGGGGAAGATTTTTAACCCTTGCTTTTTGTGCAACTTCTTCTCTCCAATCATCATGGATCTGACCTGCTAAATAAACAATAAGTTCCATTTTAATTCCTCCAATGCTATTTGACTCTAATCATATAGTATCGAATTTAAGGAAGTTTTCAAAGTGAGCACCAAAAAGGACATAACATATTAGCTACATAAAATATGTTATGTCCTAGATTTTTTGTTTTTTGGTTACTTATAAGAATAGTTTTTCTAATGCTAATGGTTCGATATATTTTCCATCTTTATAAGCACGCATGTTGCCACCAGAGATTTCATCAATTAAAACAATTTGTTTATCTTTACCTGTACGGCCAAATTCAAATTTAATATCATATAACTCAATGTCTTTTTTCGCAAGTTCTTCTTTAACGACGTTTCCGATTTGTTGTGTTAATTCTTTTAATACTTTATATTCATCTTTTGATAAGACACCAAGCATATCTAAAGCATCTTCACTAATTGGCGGGTCTTCGCGTTCATCATCCTTAAGTGTCACTTCGACGAAAGCATTTAATGGTTGTCCTTCTTCAGCGTATAATCCGTATCTACGTAAAAAGCTTCCTACCGCACGATATCGGCAAATGATTTCAAGCCCTTTTCCGAAAACTTCAGCAGGTTTTACAGTCAGTGTTGCCTTTTCGATATGAGCATCAACATAATGAGTTGGGATTCCTTTTTCCTTTAATACTTCAAAAAAGTATTTTGTAAGCTTTAATCCTGAACGTCCAGCACCTTCGATTTTCAACCCTACTGAATTGGCACCTGGATCAAATACACCGTCAACACCTGTAACATCATCTTTAAATTGTAGAAGGAAGTTGCCATCCTCTAATTCATATACATCTTTTGTTTTTCCTGTATAAACATGCTTCATGTCAAATCTATCTCCTTTATATTTGAGCCATCGTAATTCAAAATTAGTTATACGATTTCTATTTCTATCACTATTATACTTGAAGGAAACATTTTTAAAAAAAGAATTTTCAAAAAATAGTTAGACTATGCCCTCTATCAAGTTATTTGTCTTTAGTAAACTAGAGTTGTTCAATTAGTCCAAGCTTGTAATGAATACTAAACTGTGTGAAGATAAATTAAAAAAGAACTAGAAAACCAATTAGGAGGAATCCAATTGACAAAAAATAATATGGAGTTGTCACTAGAACAACGTGAAGAATTACTTAGGTTATTGAAAGCCCGTTTTGAGAAATACATGAATCGTCATGATGGAATTGAATGGACTAGTGTCCAAGCAAAGTTAGAAGCGAATACTGAAAAACTGTGGTCTCTCTATGAAATGGAAAAAACCGAAGGAGAACCGGATGTTGTTGGTTATGATAAGCAGAATGACGAATACATTTTCATTGACTGTTCAGCAGAAAGTCCCAAAGGTCGCAGAAGTGTTTGTTTCGATCGTGAAGCGTTGGAGTCAAGAAAAAAACACAAACCAGAAAATAGCGCCATTGATATGGCAACTGACATGGGAATTGAACTTTTAACGGAGGAACAATATCGAGAGTTACAGAAACTTGGTAATTTCGATTTGAAAACATCGAGTTGGGTGCAAACACCTAATAATATTAGAAAACTCGGCGGGGCTCTATTTTGTGATTGTCGCTACGACACTGTCTTTGTTTACCACAATGGAGCAGATTCCTACTATGCTGCAAGGGGTTTCCGTGGCTCTCTAAGGGTCTAATTTTTACACAAACGGCCCTATTTATATTTTGAGCTATCACCTGTGGAAGGCTATTTCATAGCCGGTTTCATTAATAGAATTAGAATAGATTTAGAGTTAAGGTGCCAGATTCTAAAACAATTCAAAATTGTATTAGGATCTAACACCTTTTCTACGTACGGAGCTTCTATCGGGCCAGAGATAGTAAAGTTTAAAATAGTTTTGTTTATATTAGGCAAAGACTCCTCTCGAGGCACTGCGCATATTCCTTGATTTTATTAAAAACGAGTTAGAAATTAATATATATTAAAATGAGGGTAGTCATGAAAGTTGAAATTGAAAATAATATGATAGAATTTAATGTTCAATTTGGAAATAGGAAGAAGCTATCCATACTTATAGATTTGTTGGGTTTCATAACTGTTAAAGTTCCAAAGGGTACAAGTAATGAAATTATTGTCAGTGCAATAGAAAGTAAAGGGAAATGGATACTTGAGAAAATTCATGAAATTGAAGTATCTCGAGAAATTCCTAGGGCAAGAGAGTATCACGCTCAAGGGAAGTTTTTATACCTTGGAAAAGAGTGTTTTCTTCATGAATTAATAGATATTAGTGATTTAAATGAGGAGGCACTTAAAAGAAATCTCAAGAAGTTCTATATCAATAGGTGTAAAGCGATCGTAGAGGAACGTATAAAAATATATGAAAAACAGCTGAAAGTAAAGCCTAAAATCATTGAAATAGTAGAATCTAAAGTCAAATGGGGTAGCTGTAGTTCGGATAAAAAGATTACCTTTAATTTTCGTCTTGCCATGGCTCCAATAGAAGTAATCGATTATGTGATAATCCATGAATTATGTCATATAACTCATATGAACCATGATCGTTCATTTTGGAGACGTGTTGGAAGTATTATGCCAGACTACAAAGAAAAGGAAGAGTTTTTAGCAAGGAATGCTCATTTGATGTCACTTTAAAAAACGATTACATTTCCAAATCTGACGCAGGAAATTGTAGCCCAATAAACATGGTCACTTTATACGGATCCCATAACAAATATTATAGATTCAAATTCATAAAATAAAAGACGTAGCCAAACCTTTATCGGTGAGGCAACGTCTTTTTAACCTAATCAGTCATCTCCGTTCAATGAGCGATTTCTACGATTCTCTACTTCCTTTGCTTCCGTCTCCCGGGCTATCTGATCCTTCCGCAATTGTCCATTTACGCGTGGGTCTTGTAATCGCATTATATTCCTTCCCGATTGTCCCACTTTTTTACTCACTTTCTGTATTTCATTACCAAAAAACAGCATGTCCATTCCTCCCTCCTATAAATTAATCAAAGAGAACAATAAATTCAACTTCTCCCCTCTCTATAAAATATTCAGACATCTAAGGCACATAGAGGGTATGCGCACAGTGAAAAGGAATTTAGTTAATAAGAAACGGAAAGAGCATTATATATGTGTTGCTCATGTTGTCTAGTAGTAGATAAATTGAATCGTGCTTTTAATAATTCTACCGTCAATCTTGTAAATTCAGTAATCTTAATGTTTTTAACACAGGGCCGCTTGTTAATCTATAATAGCGTCCTATAATTGAAAATTCATTGCTTTTAAACGAGGAATTGGGTATCTTTGTTTATTTCAATATATATAGGTGGTTTAGCTTCGTTTTAGAAAATACTAAATATTGCATTTATTAATAGTTAACTTATAATAATATTTAGAATGTTGGGAGGTTATATTTTTGTTACTTTACTTTTGATATGTATCGTCTATCTAATTAGTTAATATAAATTAGGAGCTGATATGATGATAGTATACAGAAACTCAACAAGTAATATATCTTCTGAGATGTTAGAAGGTTTTTTTGTGGATTGGCCTAATCCACCGAGTCCAAAAACTCACTTAGCAATGTTAAATAAAAGCAGTAAAGTGATTATAGCGATTGATGATAATACAAACCAAGTAGTAGGATTTATTACAGCGATAAGTGATGGAGTTCTATCTGCCTATATTCCATTTCTTGAGGTTTTACCAGAATACAAAAATAAAGGTATAGGCAAGGAATTAGTAAGTCGGATGCTAAAGGAACTTGCTGACATATATATGATAGATTTATGTTGTGACGATGACTTAGTTCCTTATTATGATAAGTTCGGAATGACGAAGACAAATGGTATGGTTTTGAGAAACTATAAAATGCAATCTGGAAATAACTAAATAAAAAACAACCCTGTGTAAGAAATATTCATGTTGATTCAAACAAACGTGAATGTTGTGAGTTTCATGTTTGTTTTTGACACAGGGTAAAAAAATCAGACAAACTATAAAGGAATAGTGGAGAGAAACAGCGAATATAGAGAATGACAAAGGAAAAGGAGACGATAAAATGGACAAGAATAATTCAGTAATAACGGTGGAAGCAATTGTGCATGCCCCTGTTGAAAAAGTATGGGAATATTGGATAGAGCCGGATCATATAACGAAGTGGAATACCGCTTCAGATGATTGGCATACACCACTTGCTGAAAATGATTTAAGAGCCGGCGGGAAATTTGTTTCTAGAATGGAAGCGAAAGATGGAAGCTTTGGTTTTGATTTTGGAGGAGTTTATGATGAAGTGCGTGCCCATGAGTTCATTTCTTATAAATTAGAAGATGGAAGAAAAGTTGAAATTACTTTTATCCCATTAGAAAACTACACGAAGGTGGTAGAAGTTTTCGAGCCAGAAACGACTAATCCGAATGAAATGCAGCAAGAAGGATGGCAGGCAATTTTAAACAATTTCAAAAAGCATGCGGAGCAACAGTAATTAGAATATAGTGCCTGGTTCTATTACAATTCAGAATTGTATTTGAACTAGGCACTTTTTATTGCAGGAGGGAATCAGCATGAGATCACCAAATGAAATGATGGAATTAGTTTTGACTTATGCAAAGAATGATGAAAGAATTCGTGCGGTAGGACTAAATGGTTCGCAAACGAATCCAAATGCACCAAAAGATATGTTTCAGGATTTTGATATTGTTTACTTAGTAACCGAGATGAATTCGTTTAAGGAAGATCAACAATGGATAGATGTATTCGGACAACGAATCATTATGCAAACTCCTGAGAATACGTCCATGTTCCCACCAACTTTAGGAGGGAGATTCTCTTATCTTATGTTGTTTCAGGACGGAAACCGTATTGATCTTACACTTGTTCCGATTGAGGAAAAAGATACGTATTGCAAAGAGGATAAGTTAACGGTTATTTTAATGGACAAGGATAACAGCCTTCCGGAAATCCCGTCCCCAATAGATGAGGATTATTGGGCAAAACGTCCTTCTGCTGATTTTTTTTCTGATTGCTGCAATGAATTTTGGTGGGTCTCTACATATGTAGCAAAGGGATTATG carries:
- a CDS encoding M48 family metallopeptidase — protein: MKVEIENNMIEFNVQFGNRKKLSILIDLLGFITVKVPKGTSNEIIVSAIESKGKWILEKIHEIEVSREIPRAREYHAQGKFLYLGKECFLHELIDISDLNEEALKRNLKKFYINRCKAIVEERIKIYEKQLKVKPKIIEIVESKVKWGSCSSDKKITFNFRLAMAPIEVIDYVIIHELCHITHMNHDRSFWRRVGSIMPDYKEKEEFLARNAHLMSL
- a CDS encoding GNAT family N-acetyltransferase; translated protein: MIVYRNSTSNISSEMLEGFFVDWPNPPSPKTHLAMLNKSSKVIIAIDDNTNQVVGFITAISDGVLSAYIPFLEVLPEYKNKGIGKELVSRMLKELADIYMIDLCCDDDLVPYYDKFGMTKTNGMVLRNYKMQSGNN
- a CDS encoding SRPBCC family protein, yielding MDKNNSVITVEAIVHAPVEKVWEYWIEPDHITKWNTASDDWHTPLAENDLRAGGKFVSRMEAKDGSFGFDFGGVYDEVRAHEFISYKLEDGRKVEITFIPLENYTKVVEVFEPETTNPNEMQQEGWQAILNNFKKHAEQQ
- a CDS encoding aminoglycoside 6-adenylyltransferase, with product MRSPNEMMELVLTYAKNDERIRAVGLNGSQTNPNAPKDMFQDFDIVYLVTEMNSFKEDQQWIDVFGQRIIMQTPENTSMFPPTLGGRFSYLMLFQDGNRIDLTLVPIEEKDTYCKEDKLTVILMDKDNSLPEIPSPIDEDYWAKRPSADFFSDCCNEFWWVSTYVAKGLWRREILYAHEHLNNVLRPMLLKMLEWKVGIDNDYSVSVGKCGKYLEKYLSEKCWEELLSTYANGSYDDVWRALFAMVSLFRTTALYVADRLGFNYKSEEDKQVTAYLEHIRRLSPNATEIY